Below is a genomic region from Rhodopirellula bahusiensis.
AGCTCCTCCTGAAAGGTTGCTTCCAACAATCCGTCACGCGTCCGTTCCACCACCAAACCGAAACCGCCGCGTTAGCGGCTTACTTGAACCAGACGATGCACGCGAGTCGCCGAGTTGATTTCATTGAAGTGGTGAATCGTTCACGGCGACCACGTGATCGTTAACGTTATCCGATTGAGCGAAGACCGTGCCAATCAAACGAACATTCACGCTGCGTTCTCTTGCTCTGTTGATAGTCGCTTCGGCTGTGGTGTGTGTCGCATTGCTCCCAACAAATAACGCTAACCGATTTTGCAATAGCTTTCACAGAGAACTTGACAACAACCATCTTGCTTGGCTCGATCATGAACTCCAAGCACAAATTCTAAACGAGACCGATCGGTTGCAACTTGCTCCGGACACCTGCTGTTTCTATGAAGCTCATTTGGAGCCAGCGACCATTTCCGATTTAGTTCGCTTTCGGCGACGAATTCGGATCGAACATGGTGGTAACTGGGCCATCCGACAACCGCGTAAAGGAGACACAGCGGATCGCACCGAAGATGACGTCTTCGATGACCTGCTCTATGATCGCTTAAACGTCTTGATTGGCGTAACACCGTATGGTTTCAAAGTGATCTGATCCGCGATCGTCTTTGCTGCAATCACGACGGCGGATAACAACGCCGTGAACCGGAGGCGCGTGTCAAGCGTTTTGGCAAATACTAAAATCTCTCGACGCGACCCGGTTACGGCCAGCGTTATGTCGCTAAGCCCCCGAACCGAACACCGCTGCAAAAGGAAACTCGATGACCATCGTAATGAGTCCATGTCCGACGTGTGACAAACCGACCCATCACAAGTCGGCGGGTGTCGATTCCAAGCAAACCGAACCTGATGGTCGCGTCTATCAAGCCATGGATTGCGCGATTTGCGGAACATCGACAAAGGTCTACTTCACTGAAGGCACTAACGAGTTTCAGGAGAACTTAGACACTCCAAACGATTCTGACGCATGAAAGATCATTTCTACTACAAAACGCGTGTCGGTACATTCTGGATCAAACCGCAGCCCCAGTCGCCGGGGCGATTCTGGCTCGGCATTGATGACACCGCGCTTGGCTCGTATGCCTCGGCAATGATGGCTGCCGATGATATGTACATGCATGCCACAGGGTGGGACGACTGGGATTCACTTGATGGCACTGTCGATGGACCCACCGATCTAACTGAATGGCATCGCGGAATTCCTGATCTGTGATTCCGCACGACAAACCCATTATCGCGACATAACCATCGCGTGCACACGGAGCGGCGGTGGCGCGTTTTCACAAACGGTTACCTGGTTTCCGCCGCCCGGTGACGCGTGACGTTATTTGACTGAAGATCCATGCTCGATTGGCTAAAACGCGTCTTTACGCAAACCACCGATCCGTTCGCGGATCTACCTCACCCTTGCCGGGTTTGGCTTTGTGTTGAAACTGCGTCGATCGCCATTCCGCTTTTTAGCAAGCACCGACCCGATGTTCCCAAGCGACAGCTTATTTACCTAAACGCTGCTCATCGCGAAATTCGCAAAGCCCTTGTAACGCCGAACCCACACCTAAAACGATTACGGCGTATTGAACGCAACGGCATCATGTTCGCTGGTCACGCCATCCGACACGGGTGCCCCCGGGCGTCTACAATTCCAAAACTGACCGGTTGGGCTGGGGCTGCACTTCTAAAAGGCGCAGAATCGTCTCAGAACTGCGTCGACGAATGCGCATCGCTTGCGTATGATGCAACGGTGAATTTTGAGTCGCCCGAAATCTGGGCTGCAATCATGGAGCGTGCGAACGAAATTCAGCATCTAGCGGCTACGCACAACTGGCTGGACGACTCTATCCTTCCGGAATCTCTAGTGTTAGCTCAAAATGGCAAATAACAATCGCGTGAACCGGAGAACGCGAGCCACGCGATCTGGCCGTTAGAAACTTTCTCGCGCGTTCCCGGTTACGCGTAGCGTTATTCGATTGACGAACGATCAAAGGGGACGGAGGTAAATTAGCCATACCACGGCACCAGAGAACTGCGGTAGCGTTCTTGCTAACGGATCGTTCGATGCTGCTAGTCAGCAACGTTCCGGTCTGGTTGAGTGGAACGAAGGTAAGTGCTGTCATGCAGAATCCGTCGCTCCGCTGCGATCCGGCCTGCGAAGGGGGGAACTGCTTGTGCCAATGTGGGGCGACGTGTCCGGAATGGCGGACTAGCGTTTGGCGAAGGCTCGTTTGAGTTCGTCGAGGCTGGTCAGTCCTCGCGCGACCGTGAGGACGGTTTCAGATTGGACGGGGCGGAAACCTTCGGATTTGGCGATTGCGGTCAACTGGCCGGCATCTTGAGACTAGGCCAATGCCGCTTTGAGTTGCGGGCCTGGTGTCAGCAGTTCGTACAGCCCGATGCGACCGTGGTAGCCTCGTGAGTTGCAGACGGGGCACGGTGTGATTGGCGCAGGCCGCCCGTCCCCTTTGATCTCGCCCTGTGCCGAGCCAAACCGATTGTCTGATCGGCCGACACTGTTGGCCGCCCGACCGCCTGGCATCTATCCAAATTGTGTGGCTCATCTTTCCCTTTCGCGAGCGGTATCACCGGGAGTGCCGTCGTTGACCGGGGTGTGCCTCACGGCCGTTCCATTGGGCGATTTCGTTTGACCGTCCGAGCCACGGGAATGTCCAGGTTGAACAAAACAGTTGACCCGCGGAAAAATGGCTGTATAGTGCAGGTAACTGTTTGTCTGCAACTCGACCGTGATGAGCGACGAGCCGATGCTTCCTTCTTCCAACTGCGGAGACTGATTCAGGTGATTCAACCAGAAACCCGCCGCGTTCGATTGCCTCGACTTGCGCTGGTCGTGCGGCTGTTGTTTGCTTTGTTCCTGTTTGGCAGCGGGATCATGACGATGAGTCTGGCCATGCGAGGTTTTCCGGCGGATAAGACGCCGGACGAGGTCGGACGATTCATGATCGCGTTGGAACAAACGGGCTACCTGATCTTTTGGGTCGGCTTTTTCAAGACGGTCACTGGCGCGTTGATGTTCGTGCCGCGAACGGCTCCGTTGGCGGTGCTGATGTCGCTGCCCTACGCGTTCAACATCCTGCTGTACGTGACGTTCTTTGCACATCAATTTCTGGTCGTGGGGATCCCTGACTTCGCCGCGTGTGCGCTGCTGATCTATTGCTACTTCGATTGGTACCGGCCGCTTTTCCAAGGCCCCACGCCACTCGAAAACGCGACGACGCCCGAAACCGAAAGTGCACCGGAGGCCGCAAATGCACTTTGACAGCGAATCAACGCCGGGATTCGCGATCGGTCGGGTCGCTTATCTGATGCGAACCCGGATGGCCGCGGTGCTCAAGCAGGCCGATTGGCCATTCACACCGGAAGAGACTCAGACCCTGGTCACGCTGGCCGATGTGGGCGAGCCGCTGAGCATGAGCGATTTGGCGTCGCGAATGGTTCGTGATCCGACGACCGTCAAGCGGCAGTTGGACCGATTGGTTGAACGCAAATTCATCAAGCGAAGTGTCTCGCCCAAGGATGCTCGGATCGTGATGGTTGGATTGACCGCTCGCGGCGAACAACAACTGCAAACCGTCCTGCCGTTGCTCGATGAGCTTCGCAAATGTGCCCTGCAAGGCATCACCAAAACACAGGTGACCGAGATACAGAAGGTGCTTCAGAAAATGCAATCCAACCTCGCGAACCACAAATTGAAAGACTGATCAAGTGGCTCCGAACAACTGCCTCTTCGCTGCACCCACGTGGTGTTCCCCCGACCTTTCTACCCCACCCCGCCTGGCCAATCGGATCGATCCCATTGCACTTGGCGACACGATGGATGCCCGAATGATGGAGACTCGCGTTGGCTGACAAAACTCCAAATAAGATCCTGCAAACGCTCAAGCGATTTGGCATGCGGTCACTGTTCATTCCGCCGTTGGTCGCGGGCATCTTCATCGCGATCTGGATCGTGGGGAACCGCCCGCAACCGCAACGGGAGGTCGCCGACGAAGCATCGCGAATGCTGCGTGTGATCGATGTTCCCGTGGTCGACGTCGTTCCAAGCGTCGTCGGCTACGGCACCGCTACGCCCGGCCAAACGTGGCAAGCCGTCGCTGAGGTGGACGGCCGAATCGTCGAGGTCCATCCGGAACTGGAATCGGGATCGTTCGTCAACAAAGACCAGTTGCTGCTAAGGATTGATCCGACCGAATACGAGTACGCGGTCGCACAATTGGAAGCCGAGATCAAACAGGCCCAAGCGTTGATCGACGAGCTGACGCGGACCGAAGAAAACTTGAAAGCCTCGTTGGCGATCGAACGCGAGGCGTTGACGGTCACTCAGCGGGAGATGGAACGGTTGCGACAACTGGCATCGCGTAGTGCCACGTCACAATCGGAATTGGACGCACAGCAACGATCTGTCTTTACCCAGCAACAACGCCTGCAGGACCAGACCAGCGCGTTGAACTTGTTGCCCGCGCAGAAACAAAGCCAAGAAGCCAACCTGGCACTCAAGCAAGCCCAGTTGGCTCAGGCACACTTGGACCTCAAGCACACCGAGATCCGTGCTCCGTTTCACTGCCGAATCGGCACAGTCACGCTGGACGTCGACCAGTACGTCGGCACGGGGCAAGACTTGTTCGAGGCTTACAACATCGATTTGGTCGAAGTCGAAGCCCAGGCTCCGATGAGTGAGGTGCGGCGGCTGATTCAAAACGAATCGCAAACGGCCTCGCTAGAAGAATTTTCGATGCAGCGTGTGCGTGATGTCTTCAACGTCCGCGCCGTGGTCGAGATGGCATCGTCGGATATCCCTGCCCGCTGGGAAGCCCGGTTCATGCGAGTCCGTGAATCGCTGGACCTGCAAACTCGCAGCCTGAGCATGGTGGTCGGTGTTGACGATCCGTATGAACAAGTCATTCCCGGTATCCGTCCACCGTTGCTGCAGGGCACGTATTGCCGCGTCACCTTGATCGGGCAAGCTCGACCGAACCAAGTCATCATTCCGCGACACACGGTTCACGACAGTCATGTTTATGTGTTGGACGACGAACAACGTTTAAGAAAGCAGCCGGTGGATGTCGCGTTCGTGCAAGGAGAGTTTGCCGTCATCCGCAGCGGGCTGACCGGAGGCGAGAAGTTGATTGTTTCCGATCCAGCGCCAGCCGTTGAGGGGATGTTGATCGATCCGGTTGCCGACGACGAACTGCTCGATCGAGTGGTCACCGACGCCAGTGGTGTCGTTGCTGTTTCGTCGACGCCATCTTCAGAGTCACGTAGGACGGACTTCCAAGTCCGTCCATCTGCCGAACAGGAAATGCTTGACGGACTTGGAAGTCCATCTTACCCAAAGGATCCCAAGGGAAAGCAGCCCGTAGAAGTTGGAGGCAGCGATGATTGATCAGTTCGCTCGCCACCCAACGCTGGCCAATCTGTTGATGCTGTTGTTCATCATCGCGGGCGTGTTTGCGCTTCCCAAACTCGAACGTGAGACCTTTCCCGAGTTCACCGCAACAGAAATCCAAATTCAAATCTTGTATCGCGGCGCGACGGCAGAGGAAGTCGAAGAGGCGGTTTGCCAACGGGTCGAAGACGCGATCGACGGCGTCGAAAACGTTAAAGAAGTCCGCTCCGATGCCCAGGAAGGCGTTGCCGTGATCACGGTCGAAATGCGGGACGGTGCCGACATTTCGATCTTCCAAGACGACATCGAATCCGAAGTCGAAGCGATCACGGAGTTTCCGGTCGACGTCGAAGATCCCGTGATCACGCAACTTGGACGCACCGAAGCGGTGATGGTTCTGCTGGTCAACGGCCCGATGGAGACGGGCGACTTGAAGATCTACTGCGAAGACCTGAAGGACCGCTTGCAACAGGTGCCGCAAGTATCGCTGGTCGCACTGAGCGGATTTTCCGATCGCCAACTTCGCGTCGAGCTGTCCGAAGAAGCCTTGCGACGTTACAGCCTGACCGCGTCCGAAGTGGCCCGAGTGATCGCACGACAAGGCATCGACATTCCAGCCGGTGCGTTGGAAACACGTGACAACGAAGTCCTGTTGCGTTTCGTTGAACAGCGTCGCACGCCGGAGGAGCTGGAAGACTTGATCATCAAAGGCACGCGTGGCGGAGCTGAGCTTCGCTTGCGTGACCTCGGCCAAGTCGTCGATTTGTTCGAAGACGAGGAAGTCAAAAGCTTGCTGGGCGACGAGCGGGCTGGCGTGCTGAGGATTGAAAAGACGAAA
It encodes:
- a CDS encoding efflux RND transporter periplasmic adaptor subunit, which encodes MADKTPNKILQTLKRFGMRSLFIPPLVAGIFIAIWIVGNRPQPQREVADEASRMLRVIDVPVVDVVPSVVGYGTATPGQTWQAVAEVDGRIVEVHPELESGSFVNKDQLLLRIDPTEYEYAVAQLEAEIKQAQALIDELTRTEENLKASLAIEREALTVTQREMERLRQLASRSATSQSELDAQQRSVFTQQQRLQDQTSALNLLPAQKQSQEANLALKQAQLAQAHLDLKHTEIRAPFHCRIGTVTLDVDQYVGTGQDLFEAYNIDLVEVEAQAPMSEVRRLIQNESQTASLEEFSMQRVRDVFNVRAVVEMASSDIPARWEARFMRVRESLDLQTRSLSMVVGVDDPYEQVIPGIRPPLLQGTYCRVTLIGQARPNQVIIPRHTVHDSHVYVLDDEQRLRKQPVDVAFVQGEFAVIRSGLTGGEKLIVSDPAPAVEGMLIDPVADDELLDRVVTDASGVVAVSSTPSSESRRTDFQVRPSAEQEMLDGLGSPSYPKDPKGKQPVEVGGSDD
- a CDS encoding MarR family winged helix-turn-helix transcriptional regulator — protein: MHFDSESTPGFAIGRVAYLMRTRMAAVLKQADWPFTPEETQTLVTLADVGEPLSMSDLASRMVRDPTTVKRQLDRLVERKFIKRSVSPKDARIVMVGLTARGEQQLQTVLPLLDELRKCALQGITKTQVTEIQKVLQKMQSNLANHKLKD